The Glycine soja cultivar W05 chromosome 3, ASM419377v2, whole genome shotgun sequence genome window below encodes:
- the LOC114406768 gene encoding UBP1-associated protein 2C-like, whose product MEDFKKRKLELDEAGGDGDFSSKEELRFLIEPLAKPQLVDLLAKLGSQYPSIAEEIKSIASADPAHRKLFVRGLAWNTTSETLRAAFQEHGEIEEGAVIYDKVTGKSRGYGFITFKNMESTQQALRAPSKLIDGRLAVCNLACESLSGTSSAPDLSLRKLYIGSLSPEVTSEILLNYFARHGEIEEGSVAYDRDTNESRGFGFVTYKTAEAAKKAIDDLEKTLGGRNIVVKYADSQKGKTGQPPFPAGVVPMAALPMNPGYMQQPGKANVSSRPPINYSYPQTVAPYSALPYPNPPTAPSPYPTQGQIPYPQVSAKKDRHGFLPTQPVGMNNYPYYYPKQ is encoded by the exons atggAGGATTTCAAGAAGAGAAAGCTGGAGCTGGACGAAGCAGGTGGCGACGGTGATTTTTCTTCCAAGGAAGAGCTTCGCTTCCTCATCGAACCTCTCGCTAAACCCCAGCTCGTCGATCTTCTTGCCAAACT AGGGTCCCAATATCCTTCAATTgcagaagaaataaaaagtattgCAAGTGCAGATCCTGCCCATCGAAAGCTTTTTGTCCGTGGCTTGGCCTGGAATACCACTTCAGAAACTTTGCGTGCT gCATTTCAAGAGCATGGAGAAATTGAGGAAGGAGCTGTGATCTATGATAAAGTGACAGGAAAATCCCGTGGCTATGGATTTATAACTTTCAAAAATATGGAATCAACTCAGCAAGCATTGAGAGCCCCTAGCAAGTTAATCGAT GGGAGATTGGCTGTCTGTAATCTAGCTTGTGAGAGTCTAAGTGGAACAAGTAGTGCTCCTGATCTTTCCCTGAGGAAGCTTTACATTGGAAGCTTATCACCAGAAGTCACAAGTGAAATTCTCCTTAACTATTTTGCAAGGCATGGTGAAATAGAGGAAGGTTCAGTTGCATATGACAGGGATACAAATGAATCACG TGGTTTTGGCTTTGTCACATACAAGACAGCGGAGGCTGCGAAGAAGGCCATAGATGACCTAGAAAAGACACTTGGG GGAAGAAATATAGTTGTAAAATATGCTGATTCCCAAAAAGGTAAAACTGGCCAGCCACCATTTCCTGCTGGAGTGGTTCCGATGGCAGCATTACCTATGAACCCAGGATATATGCAGCAGCCTGGAAAAGCTAATGTTAGTTCAAGGCCCCCAATCAATTACAGTTACCCCCAAACTGTAGCACCATATTCTGCACTTCCTTATCCAAACCCTCCCACTGCTCCCTCTCCTTATCCGACACAAGGGCAGATTCCTTATCCTCAAGTTTCTGCAAAGAAAGACCGACATGGGTTTCTGCCTACTCAACCTGTAGGAATGAACAACTACCCTTATTACTATCCCAAGCAatga
- the LOC114406769 gene encoding protein PHOSPHATE STARVATION RESPONSE 3-like: MYQYSSQLYGTEWESYMGISNLDKVVGSEQLSFEPTKSPFNIVTTPLQITPPGFCASAIKSLVSFQAQQQQQHAHHQHQIEVPAAWCFEFPKTTTTTDTHMVMNNICQASGDNFTTKQDRPSSQFTSSFLSSSGADCRSSSEKYCKIASYSEEKHSSIQPDSIQYYDLYSQEDDKLLRDDAATDEGPLEISFQRNQLDSCTKREKQAPHRTCGVACVASRRGKRRIKWTKDLHEPFMMIVNSLGGPEKAKPKAILDMMKSDLLSISHVKSHLQKCRSTIHMHKALQERSEKGQRTNGVSELQVKIHMQIEESRQLQLEIRRNICQQLKMQRNLHTLIQEQSQQLKVMLDYQKERTKLEKTPYTELEATVPK; this comes from the exons ATGTATCAGTATAGTTCCCAACTATACGGAACTGAATGGGAGTCCTACATGGGGATTAGCAACCTAGACAAGGTTGTTGGATCAGAACAACTGAGTTTTGAGCCCACAAAATCACCCTTCAACATTGTGACAACTCCTCTTCAAATTACTCCACCAGGTTTTTGTGCAAGTGCAATCAAAAGCCTTGTGAGTTTTCAagctcagcaacaacaacaacatgctCATCACCAGCATCAGATTGAAGTTCCAGCTGCTTGGTGCTTTGAGTTTCCAAAGACGACAACAACAACAGATACGCACATGGTGATGAACAATATTTGCCAAGCCTCTGGAGATAACTTCACCACAAAACAAGATCGACCATCGTCTCAATTCACAAGCTCCTTCTTGTCTAGCAGTGGTGCAGATTGCCgttcttcttctgaaaaatattgtaaaattgCTTCTTATTCCGAAGAAAAACATAGTAGCATTCAGCCTGATAGTATTCAATATTACGACCTCTATTCACAAGAAGATGATAAATTACTGAGGGATGATGCTGCCACGGATGAAGGGCCCCTTGAAATTTCCTTTCAGAGAAATCAG TTGGACTCGTGTACAAAGCGAGAAAAGCAAGCTCCTCATCGAACTTGTGGTGTTGCCTGTGTAGCTTCTAGGAGAggcaaaagaagaataaaatggaCCAAAGATCTGCATGAGCCATTTATGATGATTGTCAATAGCCTTGGTGGTCCCGAAA AGGCAAAGCCTAAAGCTATACTAGATATGATGAAATCAGATTTGCTGTCCATTTCTCACGTTAAAAGCCATTTGCAG AAATGTAGGTCTACTATACACATGCACAAAGCTTTGCAGG AAAGATCTGAGAAAGGACAGAGAACTAATGGGGTGTCTGAGCTTCAAGTCAAAAT CCATATGCAAATTGAGGAATCACGGCAACTACAACTAGAGATCCGGAGAAATATATGCCAACAACTAAAG ATGCAACGAAATTTGCACACTCTAATTCAAGAGCAGAGTCAGCAGCTCAAAGTAATGTTAGATTACCAAAAGGAAAGAACCAAACTGGAGAAGACCCCTTACACAGAACTGGAAGCTACTGTCCCCAAATGA